In Treponema primitia ZAS-2, a genomic segment contains:
- a CDS encoding VWA domain-containing protein, with protein MFPNKVKSLLLGLLLCIIPGVLFAEGFAESSSQQARSRYIANNGVILAPEDIFVDSYLASYNYGYPEPETDVGVNIYNTLNRPDSSSRNHLGREGIIQVGLQGKTWGFSELPPLNLVLVVDTSISMNEDNKLYWFKASMGNFIKKIRSVDSLSLVSFNNTARVAFEPTLMDSLQKRRLFLEAVDKLYPQGITNLEAGITLGYEQIIPNFRENSINQVLLFSDGDEFSTRLSMAKAHTGDIRISLMWNNRNDLDLYVVTPRGEVVNFKNPRDSSGGWMDVDRNMYGETERPMESIFWAENTAVFGNYRVYVQNYAINEPRDYPTPFQVEIKNGREYLYFEGAVSGSGRSSQTEVCSFEYTGADTLDQIYQLVELRKQQGVSISTLGLGSNFDEELLRTLAEYGQGASRSLPNIDVMNGVLNTDREFQRIMVTAAENLELELEFTPGIEILEVLGFQRRIEKNRVICRIPSLHQGDYKTLFVRYRIPPQNQGLQVAAVQVRNQQERKPIIVPEIGLYTDGNTTPDLPSGFNRVIVLTDQTNDFAARMLLHSRAVLNFAETIREVGNHYYNNAGDLTRLETALRLDHEASRILETTKRSLQYDNAYYPELGILAKYAELLNDRIGENRRSFMNESRSRMFYEDGGSFSRMTQ; from the coding sequence ATGTTCCCCAATAAAGTAAAAAGTTTACTCCTGGGCCTGCTGCTCTGCATCATCCCGGGCGTTTTATTTGCCGAAGGATTCGCCGAGAGCTCCTCCCAGCAAGCCCGCAGCAGGTATATCGCAAATAATGGCGTCATCCTGGCCCCGGAGGATATCTTCGTTGATTCCTACCTTGCCTCCTATAATTATGGCTACCCGGAACCGGAAACCGATGTGGGGGTCAATATCTACAATACCTTAAACCGCCCGGATTCTTCATCCCGAAACCACCTGGGGCGGGAGGGCATTATCCAGGTAGGGCTTCAGGGCAAGACCTGGGGCTTCTCGGAACTGCCCCCCCTGAACCTGGTACTGGTGGTTGACACATCCATCTCCATGAACGAGGACAATAAGCTCTACTGGTTCAAGGCGTCCATGGGGAATTTTATCAAGAAAATCCGAAGCGTGGATTCACTCTCCCTGGTAAGCTTTAACAATACCGCCCGGGTGGCTTTTGAACCCACCCTGATGGATTCCCTCCAGAAACGCCGACTCTTTCTTGAGGCGGTGGATAAACTGTATCCCCAGGGCATCACCAACCTGGAAGCGGGCATCACCCTGGGCTACGAACAGATCATCCCCAACTTCCGGGAAAATTCCATAAACCAGGTGCTTCTTTTCTCTGACGGGGACGAATTCTCCACCCGGCTTTCCATGGCAAAAGCCCACACCGGGGATATCCGCATTTCCCTGATGTGGAACAACCGGAACGATCTGGACCTCTATGTGGTAACCCCCCGTGGTGAGGTAGTCAATTTTAAAAACCCCAGGGATTCCTCAGGCGGCTGGATGGACGTGGACCGGAATATGTACGGAGAAACCGAACGGCCCATGGAAAGTATTTTCTGGGCCGAAAATACCGCCGTATTTGGAAACTACCGGGTGTACGTACAAAACTATGCCATCAACGAGCCCCGGGATTATCCCACCCCCTTCCAGGTAGAAATAAAGAACGGCAGGGAATACCTCTATTTTGAGGGCGCCGTGTCCGGTTCCGGACGCAGCAGCCAAACCGAAGTCTGTTCCTTTGAATATACCGGCGCCGATACCCTGGACCAAATTTACCAACTGGTGGAACTCCGCAAACAGCAGGGAGTTTCCATTTCCACCCTGGGCCTGGGCAGCAATTTTGACGAAGAACTCCTGCGGACCCTGGCGGAATACGGCCAGGGTGCTTCCCGTTCCCTGCCCAATATAGATGTGATGAACGGTGTCCTGAACACGGACCGGGAATTCCAACGCATTATGGTAACCGCTGCGGAAAACCTGGAACTGGAACTAGAATTTACCCCGGGCATCGAAATACTCGAAGTCCTGGGATTTCAGCGCCGCATAGAAAAGAACCGGGTCATCTGCCGCATTCCCAGCCTCCACCAGGGAGACTATAAAACCCTGTTTGTCCGGTACCGGATCCCCCCGCAAAACCAGGGGCTCCAGGTTGCCGCCGTCCAGGTCCGCAATCAACAGGAACGAAAACCGATCATCGTACCGGAGATAGGCCTCTACACCGATGGGAACACCACCCCAGACCTGCCCAGCGGCTTTAACCGGGTCATAGTCCTGACGGATCAGACCAACGACTTTGCAGCCAGGATGCTCCTTCATTCAAGGGCAGTGCTGAATTTCGCGGAAACCATTCGGGAAGTTGGAAACCACTACTACAATAATGCGGGGGATCTAACCCGGCTGGAAACAGCCCTCAGGCTCGACCATGAGGCATCCCGGATACTGGAAACCACCAAACGGAGCTTGCAGTACGATAACGCCTATTACCCGGAACTGGGTATCCTGGCAAAGTACGCCGAACTGCTCAATGACCGCATTGGGGAAAACCGACGCTCCTTTATGAATGAAAGCCGCTCCCGGATGTTCTATGAAGACGGCGGATCTTTCTCCCGGATGACCCAGTAG
- the metH gene encoding methionine synthase — MTIREQLTDIASRRILVLDGAMGTMIQRYKLTETEFRGGKFEDHPTSILGCNDVLCLTKPDIISSIHEAYLKAGADIIETCSFNATAVSLADYGLDHLAWEISRASAEIARKQADKFSTPGVPRFVAGILGGAAKSASISPDMNDPGKRSVTWDELEAAYYDNARGLLDGGVDILMVETIYDTLNAKAAIFAISRLFEERNIDVPLMISATVADVSGRILAGQTLEAFCVSVLHAKPWSMGLNCSFGAGSLKKHVQELAALVPCFVSAHPNAGLPNRFGEYDETPETMAAVVEEYLKEGLVNIIGGCCGSTPDHIAAIAAKAKNYGPRPLPVQAPRKGTVFAGLEPLRVSRDGGLTKIGERTNVAGCRKFLKLIKDENYGEALGLVREMIEQGASLINVGMDDPFLDAKACMTRFLNLALADPDIARLPIVVDSSRWEVIETGLKLLQGKGLVNSLSLKEGDGELLRKARLARRYGAAVVVMLFDEQGQAAGYERKIEIAKRSYDLLTGDGFPPEDIVFDPNILSVATGIPEHDRYALDFIHACEWITANCPGAQISGGVTNLSFSFRGNDTVREAMHAVFLKHGIKAGLSMAIVNPGALVPYENLESGLRDAVESLLLCKSPDAVDRLLSIAVALKDAGEGQGAGTAAKSASWRSLDVEERVVHAMVKGIDDYIEGDVLELRPRYARPLELVEGPLMRGMGEVSRLFGEGKMFLPQVIRSARVMKKAVAVLEPFMERERLASGNTDTAGNEKILLATVKGDVHDIGKNIVGVVLGCNGYTVLDLGIMVPAEDILAAAEKEGAKIIGLSGLITPSLEEMVRTAREMEKRGMKIPLIIGGATTSLAHTALRIAPEYSGPVVYVSDAGQSAGTVRALLAETDRPRFLKDLEQRYREAAEQHERIVAKTELLSLEGARKNRGSQAVSGQAPKSRGLQDLNGYALERVIPFIDWEGFLRIWELDREQHSPEKDVAKEKLLEDARKILDQVRTEKLLQLRGVAGIFPACADGDDVLVYGSGPEPVRFAFLRNQEKKRAGGANLCLADFLPSGHSGGGNPGASPRDGNPGVSSGDGNPGVSGGGWLGLFALSAGFGLEEAAAAFRSRNDDYGALLLGTLADSLAEAFAEEVHLRIRREWWGYGEGETLSVEDVFKGKYSGIRPAFGYPPCPDHQDKRIAFDLLEAQKRCGLTLTESAMIIPAASVCGMVFSNPEARYFSAAPVGDDQLQDWAKRKGIKAEEARRRLGRI, encoded by the coding sequence ATGACTATTCGGGAACAACTTACAGATATAGCGTCGCGGCGGATCCTCGTCCTGGACGGGGCCATGGGCACCATGATCCAGCGGTATAAACTGACTGAAACGGAATTCCGGGGCGGTAAGTTCGAGGACCATCCCACGTCCATCCTGGGATGTAACGATGTGCTCTGCCTGACCAAGCCGGATATTATCAGTTCCATCCACGAGGCTTATCTTAAGGCCGGGGCGGATATTATTGAGACCTGTAGTTTCAATGCCACCGCGGTTTCTCTGGCTGATTATGGTCTGGACCACCTGGCCTGGGAAATCAGCCGGGCCTCCGCAGAAATTGCCCGGAAACAGGCGGACAAATTTTCTACTCCGGGAGTCCCCCGGTTTGTGGCGGGTATCCTGGGAGGGGCCGCCAAGAGCGCCAGCATTTCCCCGGATATGAACGATCCGGGGAAACGGAGCGTTACCTGGGACGAGCTGGAGGCGGCTTACTACGATAACGCCCGGGGGCTCCTGGACGGGGGGGTGGATATTTTGATGGTGGAGACCATCTACGATACCCTCAATGCCAAGGCGGCGATTTTCGCTATTTCCCGGCTTTTTGAAGAACGGAATATCGATGTGCCTCTGATGATTTCCGCCACCGTGGCGGATGTTTCCGGGCGGATTCTGGCGGGGCAGACCCTGGAGGCTTTCTGCGTTTCGGTGCTCCACGCCAAGCCCTGGTCCATGGGGCTCAACTGCTCCTTTGGGGCGGGATCTCTGAAAAAGCATGTTCAGGAACTGGCCGCACTGGTACCCTGCTTTGTCAGCGCCCACCCCAATGCGGGGCTGCCCAATCGTTTCGGGGAATACGACGAAACCCCGGAAACCATGGCTGCGGTTGTGGAAGAGTACCTGAAGGAAGGGCTGGTGAACATCATCGGGGGCTGCTGCGGCTCTACCCCGGACCATATCGCCGCCATAGCTGCCAAGGCGAAGAACTACGGTCCACGGCCTCTGCCTGTGCAAGCGCCGCGAAAGGGGACGGTCTTTGCGGGGCTTGAGCCCCTGCGGGTAAGCCGTGACGGGGGGCTCACCAAGATCGGGGAGCGTACCAACGTTGCGGGGTGCCGCAAATTCCTGAAACTGATTAAAGACGAAAACTACGGCGAAGCTTTAGGGCTGGTCCGGGAAATGATAGAACAGGGGGCCTCCCTGATAAACGTGGGCATGGACGATCCCTTCCTGGACGCCAAGGCTTGCATGACCCGCTTCCTCAATTTGGCCTTGGCGGACCCCGACATTGCCCGGCTGCCGATCGTGGTGGACAGCTCCCGCTGGGAGGTGATTGAAACGGGGCTGAAGCTCCTCCAGGGGAAGGGGCTGGTGAATTCCCTCAGCCTCAAGGAAGGGGACGGCGAATTGCTCCGCAAAGCCAGGCTTGCCCGGCGCTATGGGGCCGCAGTGGTGGTGATGCTCTTTGACGAGCAGGGCCAGGCTGCGGGGTATGAACGGAAAATCGAAATTGCCAAACGGAGCTACGATCTTTTGACAGGGGACGGCTTTCCCCCTGAAGACATCGTCTTTGACCCTAACATACTTTCTGTGGCCACCGGCATCCCTGAACACGATCGCTACGCACTGGATTTTATCCACGCCTGTGAATGGATCACCGCAAACTGCCCTGGGGCCCAGATATCCGGTGGCGTCACCAACCTGTCCTTCAGTTTCCGGGGCAATGATACGGTGCGGGAGGCCATGCACGCAGTATTCCTGAAACATGGAATAAAAGCGGGACTTTCCATGGCCATCGTCAACCCCGGTGCTTTGGTCCCTTATGAGAACCTGGAAAGCGGCCTGCGGGATGCGGTAGAATCGCTGCTTCTCTGCAAGAGCCCCGATGCGGTGGACCGGCTCCTGTCCATAGCGGTGGCCCTGAAGGACGCCGGGGAGGGGCAGGGTGCCGGGACAGCTGCTAAAAGCGCGTCCTGGCGTTCCCTGGATGTGGAAGAGCGGGTGGTCCACGCTATGGTTAAGGGCATCGATGACTATATTGAAGGTGACGTATTAGAACTGCGGCCCCGCTACGCCCGTCCCCTGGAACTGGTGGAGGGCCCCCTGATGAGGGGTATGGGCGAAGTGAGTCGCCTTTTTGGGGAAGGGAAGATGTTCCTCCCCCAGGTGATCCGCAGCGCCCGGGTGATGAAGAAGGCGGTGGCGGTCCTGGAGCCTTTCATGGAACGGGAGCGCCTTGCAAGCGGGAACACCGATACTGCGGGGAACGAAAAGATTCTGCTGGCCACGGTGAAGGGGGATGTCCACGACATCGGGAAAAATATAGTAGGTGTGGTGCTGGGCTGCAATGGCTATACGGTTCTGGATTTGGGAATTATGGTTCCGGCGGAGGATATACTAGCGGCCGCTGAAAAAGAGGGGGCCAAAATCATCGGGCTTTCGGGGCTCATCACCCCCTCACTGGAAGAGATGGTCCGTACTGCCCGGGAGATGGAAAAGCGGGGGATGAAGATCCCCCTGATCATCGGAGGGGCCACCACGAGCCTGGCCCATACTGCCCTGCGTATTGCCCCGGAGTATTCCGGCCCCGTGGTGTATGTCAGTGATGCGGGGCAGTCCGCTGGCACGGTCCGGGCCTTGCTTGCTGAAACCGATCGGCCCCGCTTTCTGAAAGACCTGGAACAGCGCTACAGGGAAGCGGCGGAACAGCATGAGCGGATAGTCGCGAAAACGGAACTCCTTTCCCTGGAAGGGGCCCGGAAAAACCGGGGGTCCCAGGCTGTCTCCGGTCAGGCGCCCAAAAGCCGGGGGCTCCAGGACCTGAACGGCTATGCTTTGGAACGGGTTATCCCTTTTATAGACTGGGAGGGCTTTCTCCGTATATGGGAACTGGACCGGGAGCAGCATTCCCCTGAAAAGGATGTTGCAAAAGAAAAACTACTGGAAGACGCCCGGAAGATTCTGGATCAGGTTCGCACAGAAAAACTGCTCCAACTCCGGGGCGTCGCAGGGATATTCCCTGCCTGCGCTGATGGGGATGATGTGCTGGTATACGGCTCCGGCCCGGAACCTGTACGCTTCGCTTTCCTGCGGAATCAGGAGAAAAAGCGGGCTGGCGGCGCTAATCTTTGCCTGGCAGATTTTCTGCCGTCTGGGCATTCAGGTGGGGGAAATCCCGGCGCCTCCCCCAGGGATGGAAATCCTGGCGTCTCTTCCGGAGACGGGAACCCCGGCGTTTCCGGTGGTGGCTGGCTGGGACTTTTCGCCCTCAGCGCCGGCTTTGGCCTGGAGGAAGCGGCGGCTGCATTCCGTTCCCGCAACGATGACTACGGGGCGCTCCTGCTGGGCACCCTGGCGGACAGCCTGGCCGAAGCCTTTGCAGAGGAAGTCCACCTCCGCATACGCCGGGAATGGTGGGGCTATGGGGAAGGAGAAACTCTTTCTGTTGAAGATGTCTTCAAGGGGAAGTACTCAGGCATACGCCCCGCTTTCGGCTATCCTCCTTGCCCGGACCATCAGGACAAACGGATCGCTTTTGATTTGCTGGAAGCGCAGAAACGCTGCGGTCTTACCCTGACCGAATCGGCTATGATAATCCCCGCAGCATCGGTGTGCGGCATGGTTTTCTCAAATCCGGAAGCACGGTATTTCAGCGCTGCGCCGGTTGGGGATGATCAGCTGCAGGACTGGGCTAAGCGGAAGGGGATAAAGGCAGAGGAAGCCCGGAGACGGCTGGGGCGAATTTAG
- a CDS encoding formylglycine-generating enzyme family protein codes for MKRPIRLLSLFVFISLSLGSARIGAQSIQADILLDFVKIEGGFFFMGSPAREVSRQKDEAQHQVMVGAFYMAKNEVTQREYEQIMRTNPSQFSGASLPVEQVSWFDAVSYCNARSIIEGLTPAYVIREVEILWDHNANGYRLPTEAEWEYACRAGGTTVFHSGNNITAFQANFDGNYPYNKSAKSRYRARTTTVRSYAPNAWGLYDMHGNVYEWCWDQYKPYENTSALDGSLKNPAVIRGGSWTSEARFLRSANRVAMDHTAKTNYIGFRVVRSAL; via the coding sequence ATGAAAAGACCAATCCGGCTATTGTCCCTTTTTGTATTTATCAGCCTCTCTCTGGGCTCCGCACGGATAGGCGCTCAAAGCATTCAGGCGGATATACTCCTTGATTTTGTAAAAATTGAGGGTGGTTTCTTTTTTATGGGAAGCCCGGCCCGGGAAGTTTCCCGGCAAAAGGATGAAGCCCAGCACCAGGTAATGGTCGGCGCCTTTTATATGGCTAAAAACGAGGTTACCCAGCGGGAATATGAGCAGATAATGCGGACAAATCCCAGCCAATTCTCCGGCGCCAGCCTGCCGGTGGAACAGGTTAGCTGGTTTGACGCCGTTTCCTACTGCAACGCCCGGAGCATCATTGAGGGGCTTACCCCGGCCTACGTCATCCGGGAGGTGGAAATACTCTGGGATCACAATGCCAACGGGTACCGATTGCCCACGGAGGCGGAATGGGAATACGCCTGCCGGGCCGGAGGGACCACGGTCTTTCACTCGGGCAATAATATAACCGCCTTTCAGGCGAATTTTGACGGAAACTACCCCTATAACAAAAGTGCAAAAAGCCGCTACCGGGCACGAACCACCACGGTGAGGAGTTATGCGCCCAATGCTTGGGGTTTATACGATATGCACGGCAATGTTTATGAATGGTGTTGGGATCAATACAAACCCTACGAAAACACCTCGGCGCTCGACGGCTCCCTGAAAAACCCCGCGGTCATACGGGGGGGCAGTTGGACCAGCGAGGCACGGTTCCTACGCTCCGCCAACCGGGTAGCAATGGATCACACCGCAAAAACTAACTATATCGGTTTCCGGGTTGTACGTTCAGCATTATAA
- a CDS encoding MATE family efflux transporter produces the protein MHIRDLFKDKQFYKSLFVISAPIMLQNLVNAFVNMVDTVMIGRLGATEIAAVGLGNQVFFVFSLMLFGICSGGAIFIAQFWGKQDISGIRKNTGLCLILNSAVAIIFTVAVLVDPHRIVGIYSRDPAVVEAGAKYLRTLAPSFIPFGVSFVFIITLRSVEKVRLAMVTTVIALLINVVLNYFFIFGVGPIPAMGVTGAAIATVIARIAEMIILVSVSYAKRYAPAGTLRELTSFSAGFIARFFRITAPVIINETLWSLGITVQNIILGRTHTDAIAAFNITNTFSQLTWVIFMGLGNGVAVLIGKKIGEGKDTAARDYADRITIFAPLTAIAAVFILLPLSRLLPLIFNVNPQVLAHTRAMFVILCCAYPFRAFNMSMVVGICRAGGDTVFCAIYDLIFMWLITLPLAAAASFLFHAPVWLIYLCLCSEEVFKMLLGFWRLKSGRWLHNVTG, from the coding sequence ATGCATATTCGGGATCTATTCAAAGATAAACAGTTCTATAAAAGCCTCTTCGTCATTTCAGCGCCCATAATGCTGCAGAACCTGGTTAATGCCTTTGTAAATATGGTTGATACGGTAATGATAGGCCGGCTGGGCGCCACGGAAATTGCCGCCGTGGGACTGGGAAACCAGGTTTTCTTTGTTTTTTCACTCATGCTCTTCGGGATCTGTTCCGGGGGCGCTATTTTTATCGCCCAGTTCTGGGGAAAGCAGGATATTTCGGGGATCAGAAAAAATACCGGCCTCTGTCTCATCCTCAATAGCGCTGTGGCGATCATCTTTACTGTCGCGGTCCTGGTCGATCCTCACCGGATCGTCGGCATATATTCCAGGGACCCTGCGGTGGTTGAGGCCGGCGCCAAGTATCTTCGGACCCTGGCTCCATCATTCATCCCCTTTGGGGTAAGTTTTGTTTTTATCATCACCCTCCGTTCGGTAGAAAAGGTGCGCCTTGCCATGGTCACCACGGTAATTGCCCTGTTAATCAACGTGGTGCTGAACTATTTTTTCATCTTCGGCGTCGGCCCCATCCCGGCCATGGGAGTTACCGGGGCAGCCATTGCCACCGTCATAGCCCGGATCGCAGAAATGATCATCCTGGTAAGCGTCAGCTACGCAAAGCGCTATGCCCCGGCGGGGACTCTCCGGGAACTGACGTCCTTTTCCGCCGGCTTTATCGCCCGTTTCTTCCGCATCACCGCCCCGGTGATAATCAATGAAACCCTTTGGTCCCTGGGTATAACCGTACAGAACATCATCCTGGGCAGAACCCACACCGATGCCATCGCAGCCTTTAATATTACCAACACTTTTTCTCAACTGACCTGGGTTATCTTTATGGGCTTGGGTAACGGAGTAGCGGTACTGATCGGCAAAAAAATAGGCGAAGGGAAAGACACTGCAGCCCGGGACTACGCGGACCGCATAACAATCTTCGCTCCCCTGACGGCCATCGCAGCGGTCTTCATCCTGCTCCCCCTGTCCCGGCTCCTGCCCCTTATTTTTAATGTGAATCCCCAGGTCCTCGCCCATACAAGGGCCATGTTTGTCATTCTTTGCTGCGCCTATCCCTTCAGGGCTTTTAACATGTCCATGGTGGTGGGCATCTGTCGGGCTGGGGGGGATACGGTTTTCTGCGCCATCTACGATCTGATCTTCATGTGGCTGATAACCCTGCCCCTGGCAGCCGCCGCGAGTTTTCTTTTTCACGCCCCGGTGTGGCTCATCTACCTTTGTCTTTGCAGCGAGGAAGTTTTTAAGATGCTCCTGGGGTTCTGGCGGCTTAAATCAGGCCGCTGGCTGCACAATGTTACCGGTTAG
- a CDS encoding peptidase U32 family protein, producing MVTPKVELLAPAGSPEALDAAIGEGADAVYLGLKNFNARIRSANFAYSQFEGLLRTVHRMNRRVYVTVNTVFEQREADRVYQLLKYLDGLGPDGIIVQDFGIVKMVREHFPKLKLHASTQMNIASARGANILSRNGFSRVVLARELSLEEIREIRDTTNMALEVFVHGALCVSASGLCLFSSYLGGKSANRGMCTQACRRLYQHEDEKGYYFSPGDLQLLEQVPSLVEAGVNSFKIEGRMKSAEYVGAVVSAYRRVIDGLEGDREGSMQEGLAMLRNDFARGKTQFYISGGVEPETLLNPAQDGGTGIALGTILRVRGGDGERQGLIPSGPVMPGVGDSVRFHRADDSDRKSHKLTLAEDEPAERNPGGAGPGPGGRNGHTPNRWISIPEGFDMGDSVYLIQTRAMSRRYPQVIPGNLDSCRRMPGRDRAPEISLPAQKKKETNAFPDGIYGMTSRIEDLFIIQSVRPLRVILEYNRKVAAYLLGENMPPLPFRSGELILSLDPYFPQGMDRALTEEIPLLVERGYREFVVNNPGHFSLFRDMEGVRLIAGPSLYAFNRWSAAFITALGAESLISPLENNRQNWERTIETGRRAQTFITVFAYPALFRIRADLGSIYPFGSFQDGRDERFRLISERDGSRVYPEKPFSIIDKIPFLQEAGFRRFILDFSGHPLKKKDYKDIMDAVKNAAPLPNIVRFNWKDGFFTQDASPAKGVTDNKG from the coding sequence ATGGTAACACCTAAAGTAGAGCTTTTAGCACCCGCGGGCTCACCGGAAGCCCTAGACGCCGCCATTGGCGAAGGGGCGGATGCGGTTTACCTGGGGCTGAAAAACTTCAACGCCCGGATCAGGAGCGCTAATTTCGCCTATTCCCAGTTTGAGGGGCTGCTGCGGACGGTGCACCGGATGAACCGCCGGGTCTATGTAACGGTTAATACGGTTTTTGAACAGCGGGAGGCGGACAGGGTCTACCAGTTATTGAAGTACCTGGATGGCCTGGGGCCGGACGGTATCATCGTCCAGGATTTCGGGATTGTTAAGATGGTCCGGGAGCATTTCCCCAAACTCAAGCTCCACGCTTCTACCCAGATGAATATTGCCTCCGCCCGGGGGGCGAATATCCTTTCCCGGAATGGGTTTTCCCGGGTGGTATTGGCCAGGGAGCTTTCCCTGGAGGAAATCCGTGAGATTCGGGATACTACCAACATGGCCCTGGAAGTTTTTGTCCACGGGGCCCTTTGCGTCAGCGCTTCCGGGCTGTGCCTTTTTTCCAGTTATCTGGGGGGCAAGTCCGCCAACCGGGGTATGTGTACCCAGGCTTGCCGGCGGCTCTATCAGCATGAGGATGAAAAGGGCTACTACTTCAGCCCCGGGGATTTGCAGCTCCTGGAACAAGTGCCTTCCCTGGTGGAAGCGGGGGTCAATTCCTTCAAAATCGAGGGGCGGATGAAGAGTGCCGAGTACGTGGGCGCCGTGGTGTCTGCCTACCGTCGGGTCATTGACGGGCTTGAGGGGGACCGGGAAGGGAGTATGCAGGAGGGGCTGGCCATGCTCCGCAACGACTTTGCCCGGGGAAAAACTCAGTTTTATATTTCAGGCGGGGTGGAACCGGAGACTTTGCTCAACCCAGCCCAGGATGGGGGTACGGGTATAGCCCTGGGAACCATACTCAGGGTACGGGGCGGTGATGGCGAGCGCCAGGGACTTATTCCCAGTGGGCCGGTTATGCCCGGGGTGGGGGATTCGGTCAGGTTCCACCGTGCGGACGATTCGGATCGCAAGTCTCATAAGCTGACCCTGGCGGAGGATGAGCCGGCTGAGCGGAACCCTGGTGGGGCCGGGCCAGGACCGGGTGGCCGTAACGGACATACGCCGAACCGGTGGATTTCCATCCCTGAGGGGTTTGATATGGGAGATTCGGTTTACCTCATCCAGACCAGGGCTATGTCCAGGCGCTATCCCCAGGTTATACCCGGGAACCTGGATTCCTGCCGCCGTATGCCCGGCCGGGATAGGGCCCCGGAGATCAGTTTGCCCGCACAGAAGAAAAAAGAGACAAACGCTTTTCCCGACGGCATTTACGGGATGACTTCCCGGATCGAGGACCTTTTTATTATCCAGTCGGTGCGGCCTTTGCGGGTTATACTGGAGTATAACCGCAAAGTCGCCGCTTACCTTTTGGGGGAAAATATGCCGCCCCTGCCTTTTAGAAGTGGGGAACTTATTCTGTCCCTGGATCCCTATTTTCCCCAGGGTATGGACCGGGCGCTGACTGAGGAAATCCCTCTGCTTGTCGAACGGGGGTACCGGGAATTTGTGGTGAATAATCCGGGGCATTTTTCTCTTTTTCGGGATATGGAGGGGGTCAGGCTTATTGCCGGGCCTTCCCTTTACGCCTTTAACCGCTGGTCCGCCGCGTTTATCACCGCCCTGGGGGCGGAGTCGCTGATTTCCCCACTGGAAAACAACCGGCAGAACTGGGAGCGGACTATTGAGACCGGCAGGAGGGCTCAGACTTTTATCACAGTCTTTGCCTACCCGGCGCTGTTCCGTATACGGGCGGACCTGGGATCGATTTATCCTTTCGGGAGTTTTCAGGATGGCAGGGATGAGCGGTTCCGGCTTATCAGCGAGCGGGATGGTTCCCGGGTCTACCCGGAAAAGCCCTTTTCCATCATCGACAAGATTCCCTTCCTTCAGGAAGCGGGGTTTCGCCGGTTCATCCTGGACTTTTCCGGCCATCCTTTGAAGAAAAAGGACTATAAGGACATTATGGACGCCGTTAAAAACGCTGCTCCCCTGCCCAATATCGTCCGGTTTAACTGGAAGGACGGGTTTTTTACCCAGGATGCTTCACCCGCGAAGGGTGTGACGGACAACAAGGGATAG